In Phycisphaerae bacterium RAS1, the genomic window GCGGCGCTATCCATTGAATTCTTCTACACGTTCGCGCTGGCGATCGTCGTGTTGAACGTCGCCACCGCCAAAGGGACGGCGAACAACTCGTTCTACGGGCTGGCGATCGGCTTCACGATCGTGGTGGCGGCCTTCTCGGGCGGGGCGATCTCCGGCGGCGCGTTCAATCCGGCCATCGGCGTCAGCCCGAACGTCATGCACATGATCGCCGGCGGCGGGTCGCTGGCGAAAATCTGGATTTACATCGTCGGACCGCTGGCCGGCGGTGCGGTCGCAGCGGCCGTGTTCAAGATTCAGAATCCGGGCGAGTAGAGCGAATCCAACCAAAGGCTATCCCAGAACCCTCTTTTCGATCCGAGCCGCGCGCGTAAGCAAGCGGTTCTTAATGCTCCGCTCCCTCACGGTCGCGGCTCGGATCGGATTGTGCACAGCGCTCGCTCAGATCCCCTTCACCGCCGCGAGCAGCAGCTCAGCCACGTCCTTCTGTTCCACATCGTGGTGTCCCTGGTCGCGCAGCCCGTCGCCCAGCATCGTCATGCAGAACGGACAGGCGGAGGCCACTTTTCGCGGGGAGTCGCCGGACGGAAGCACATTGAGCAGTTGGCGCGTGCGGGCGTGGTTGACCTTGCCGGCGCTGGGGCCGGTGCTGTGCTCCTCTTCCTTCCACATCTGCGCTCCGCCGGCGCCGCAGCACATTCCGCGGTCACGGCTTTCCGGCGCCTCGACTACTTCCAAACCGGGGATCGCCTTGAGGATGTCGCGCGGCGGATCGTAAATGTCGTTGTGCCGGCCGAGATAGCAGGCGTCGTGATAGGCGACGCGGCCCTCGACGCGATGGGTTGGTTTCAGCTTTCCGATGCGGATCAGTTCCGCGAGAAACTCGGTGTGATGCACGACCTCGTACGCGCCGCCGAAATCCGGATACTCGTTCTTGAGCGCGTTGAAGCAGTGCGGGCAGGTTGTGACAATCTTCTTCACGCCGTAATTGTTCAGCACTTCGACGTTCTGCTTCGCGTAGACCTGCGCGAGGTACTCGTTTCCCGCGCGGCGAGCCGGGTCGCCGGTGCAGCATTCTTCGGGACCGAGGATGGCGAAATCGACGCCGGCTTCTTTCAGGAGCTGGGCCGTGGCGCGGGCGATCTTGCGTGAGCGGTCGTCGAATGACGGCGCGCAGCCGACCCAGTAGAGCACCTCCGCGTCGGGCTTTTCCGACTTGAGCGGGACATCCAGCCCATCGGCCCAGGCGGCTCGCTGCGCGTTGTCGAAGCTGTAGGGGTTTCCGACTGACTCCAGCCCGCGGAAGGCGTTCTGAAGCTGCTGCGGGAACTCGCCCTTCTCCATTACCAGATTGCGGCGGATGCCGACGATCTTGTCGATGTACGAAATGAAAACGGGGCATTCTTGCTCGCACGCGCCGCAGGTCGTGCAAGCCCAGATGGTCTCGGGATTGATCCAGTGCGGCACAAGCGCGTCCCCGTCCTCGCCGATCGCCGCCCCGTCGCGCCCCACAAACGTCGGCGCCGCGCCCTCGATCCCCTGATCCCTCGATCCCTCGCTCCCCTCTTGCTGTTCCCTGTTCCCTGTTCCCCGTTCCCTCGACCATTTGGCCAACAACGCCCCCTCATTTCGATACATGTGATCCCGCAAGTCGATCGAAAGCTGTTTAGGCGAAAGCAGCTTTCCCGTCCGCGTCGCCGGACAGTTGTCCGAGCAACGGCCGCACTCGGTGCAGGTGTACAGGTCGAGCACCTGCTTCCAGCTCAGGTCGCGGGCGGTTTTGATGCCCAGCGTTTCGCTGCGCTCCAGCTTTTCGTCGATGTCGTGGATCGGCGCCAGCCGGCCGCGCGGCTGCGGATTGCTGAAAAACACCTGCGGCAGAATGGTCAGGACGTGGAAGTGCTTGCCATGCGGCAGGAAGTTCAGAAACGTGATGACTATCAGGGCGTGCAGCCAGAAGCCGATCGAGTGAACGGCCGCGGTGACTTCGTGCGGCAGCGGCCGAAGCACCAGGCCCAGCGTCGATGCGATCGGCGTGACGGCGTGAAAGCGCGACTGCCCCGCGACGGCATGCACGTTGTACCCGGCCGCCTCGTAGAACAGGTCCGACAGGATGATGCCCAGGATCATGCATAGGATGAACACGCCCTCGCGCGAGAGCGTCATTCGCGATGGTTTGATCGCCAGGCGCGTATAGAGGAAGTAGGACACCCCGGAGATCACCGCGACGCCGATCAGGTCCTTGAGCAGCAGGTAGGCCATGCCCAGCGGCGCGTCGTCGTCGAAGAGCCAGAAGCCGAAGTGCGGATCGGCCGAGAAGCCGCGGGCATACATGACCAGCGTCCGCAGCGCGAGCACGACAAACCCGCCGAAGATCATGGCGTGCGCCACGCCGGCGCCGCGATAGCGGAACATCCGCGCCTGTCCGAAGAGGTATTTCAGCACGTAATCGATGCGGCGCGGCAACTCGTCGGTCCGATGCTCCGGCGCTGCGGCGACGAACATGAGCGCGAGGCGTCTCTGCATGGTGCGGGCGAAAAGGCCCAGGCCGACGAGAAGCAGGATGGACATGGCGACGGCGCTGAGGCTCATGCGGGCTCCTTGCGAGGGAGACGAAGTCGGGCGGGCATTGTAGCGGGCGGGCGGGGGGATCAAGCGGGCGCTGGGGGCGGCGGTTCAAGGTGCGCAGGTGCGCGAGGTCTAATTGCGCACCTTCGGCGGGCGCGGTTGGGCGGGGCGGTCTTATCGGGCGGTTGGGTGCGGTTGGCGGCTGAATGCGCATCTTGAGGCCCCGGTTGGCGGGCGCGCGGGGTGCGCCCGCA contains:
- the glpC gene encoding Anaerobic glycerol-3-phosphate dehydrogenase subunit C, with product MSLSAVAMSILLLVGLGLFARTMQRRLALMFVAAAPEHRTDELPRRIDYVLKYLFGQARMFRYRGAGVAHAMIFGGFVVLALRTLVMYARGFSADPHFGFWLFDDDAPLGMAYLLLKDLIGVAVISGVSYFLYTRLAIKPSRMTLSREGVFILCMILGIILSDLFYEAAGYNVHAVAGQSRFHAVTPIASTLGLVLRPLPHEVTAAVHSIGFWLHALIVITFLNFLPHGKHFHVLTILPQVFFSNPQPRGRLAPIHDIDEKLERSETLGIKTARDLSWKQVLDLYTCTECGRCSDNCPATRTGKLLSPKQLSIDLRDHMYRNEGALLAKWSRERGTGNREQQEGSEGSRDQGIEGAAPTFVGRDGAAIGEDGDALVPHWINPETIWACTTCGACEQECPVFISYIDKIVGIRRNLVMEKGEFPQQLQNAFRGLESVGNPYSFDNAQRAAWADGLDVPLKSEKPDAEVLYWVGCAPSFDDRSRKIARATAQLLKEAGVDFAILGPEECCTGDPARRAGNEYLAQVYAKQNVEVLNNYGVKKIVTTCPHCFNALKNEYPDFGGAYEVVHHTEFLAELIRIGKLKPTHRVEGRVAYHDACYLGRHNDIYDPPRDILKAIPGLEVVEAPESRDRGMCCGAGGAQMWKEEEHSTGPSAGKVNHARTRQLLNVLPSGDSPRKVASACPFCMTMLGDGLRDQGHHDVEQKDVAELLLAAVKGI